A stretch of Schistocerca cancellata isolate TAMUIC-IGC-003103 chromosome 3, iqSchCanc2.1, whole genome shotgun sequence DNA encodes these proteins:
- the LOC126176788 gene encoding uncharacterized protein LOC126176788, whose amino-acid sequence MQINLQSVALHQELSAGVETSNSGSCFSKMTTIGMSPFSRLEVVRQGVPRPERREIIILRKGPKPQSPPLVSMVPVAPAVPVKEEPSDGATPVAPPTSGGRRKRTMASSSRRDGQQPPPLAVARRNARERNRVKQVNNGFANLRQHIPAAITAAYAAASGADLRAGGMNGGGGAARKLSKVETLRMAVDYIRRLQQLLAEADGVEMPTMGPASGAGNNGGADSPPVLIEDDDDESIAGLDASSPEPQHSVEAGFPNTPEGASSSSLLNFVGATSPQRQNEHYFASLTSPSKHPFPPQTTSPTRQQHVSESCIVPSVLSVEELATSSHFKQQDLSSRLPTVERTLLLSPDETAGLSQEKAEAPHGGLAYDVATLVSAGGGATSGLLRPQLPLALSRSHLQQLSAYEAAAASPLCDDALDGGAPASATSTFLRAHQLAASLVAQGYHYTLQVPPAPHPVGLKKEPTDSSDVMDVIGSWWDHEQKMRQQTAT is encoded by the coding sequence ATGCAAATTAACCTGCAGTCCGTGGCGCTGCACCAGGAGCTGTCAGCTGGCGTTGAAACATCTAACAGTGGCAGCTGTTTTTCGAAGATGACAACTATCGGCATGAGTCCGTTCTCGCGACTGGAGGTGGTACGCCAGGGCGTTCCCAGGCCAGAACGCCGAGAGATCATCATTTTGCGGAAGGGTCCGAAACCGCAGTCCCCTCCGCTCGTGTCGATGGTGCCAGTGGCCCCAGCAGTACCAGTGAAAGAGGAGCCCAGCGACGGCGCTACTCCAGTCGCGCCCCCGACTTCTGGAGGACGCAGGAAGAGGACGATGGCCTCGAGCAGCCGCAGAGACGGACAACAGCCTCCACCACTGGCCGTAGCGCGGCGGAACGCGCGAGAGCGCAATCGCGTCAAGCAGGTCAACAACGGCTTCGCCAATCTGCGCCAGCACATCCCGGCCGCCATTACGGCGGCGTACGCTGCCGCCTCCGGCGCCGACCTGCGCGCCGGTGGGATGAACGGAGGCGGTGGCGCCGCTCGGAAGCTGAGCAAAGTGGAGACGCTGCGGATGGCCGTCGACTATATACGCCGACTGCAGCAGCTTCTGGCCGAGGCCGACGGCGTCGAAATGCCGACGATGGGACCGGCGTCGGGCGCCGGGAACAACGGCGGCGCCGACTCGCCTCCGGTGCTCatcgaagacgacgacgacgagtcGATCGCGGGATTGGACGCCAGCTCCCCAGAGCCGCAGCACAGCGTAGAAGCCGGTTTCCCCAACACGCCGGAAGGCGCCAGTAGCTCGTCTCTGCTCAACTTCGTGGGCGCGACGTCTCCCCAGCGCCAGAACGAGCACTACTTTGCATCGTTGACGTCGCCGTCGAAGCATCCCTTCCCACCCCAAACGACTTCACCGACTAGGCAACAACACGTCTCGGAAAGCTGCATAGTGCCGTCTGTCTTGTCCGTAGAAGAACTCGCCACCAGTTCGCATTTTAAACAACAGGACTTGTCTTCGCGACTACCTACTGTGGAGCGGACGCTACTCCTGTCGCCAGACGAGACCGCCGGCCTGTCGCAGGAGAAGGCGGAGGCGCCGCACGGGGGGCTCGCCTACGACGTCGCGACGCTGGTCTCCGCGGGCGGCGGCGCCACTTCCGGTTTGCTGAGGCCGCAGCTGCCGCTGGCTCTGTCCAGATCGCACCTGCAGCAGCTGTCCGCTTACGAAGCGGCCGCCGCCTCACCACTGTGCGACGACGCGCTGGACGGCGGTGCGCCGGCGTCGGCCACGTCCACCTTCCTGAGGGCGCACCAGCTGGCCGCCAGCCTCGTCGCGCAGGGCTACCACTACACCCTCCAGGTGCCGCCTGCACCGCATCCAGTGGGCCTCAAGAAAGAGCCCACTGACAGCTCCGACGTCATGGACGTCATTGGCTCTTGGTGGGATCACGAGCAGAAGATGAGGCAGCAGACGGCCACATAA